One Arthrobacter sp. FW306-07-I genomic window carries:
- a CDS encoding lactonase family protein, producing MTNGAASNIIWIGTYTPDGGGRADGIGAARAHQDGSLEWLGTAVEAQSPSFVAVHPTLPVVYAAAEQRRKVQAYRRLGDFGLEPSGEPQAAGEATCHVAVDPGGRFVTAACWGDGQVLLYELDADGGMTGRFPAAASVDPHSALSPGNPRQSRAHASLMLRDGRVMTTDLGHDTLRIWNYEPGTGLVADHEVVLPYGSGPRHMVEHPSGSVFIVSEYSAEVFVVRPEAGTYELVFRGPATAGGSQEGDSAAEICLDPQGNFAYAGVRGSNVISVLQVAADGTELIPVKDIDSGGNWPRHHLVRGSWLHVAHERSDNIATFELDPATGLPGPMLHNLPTPSPTALVPATGPATTPATAS from the coding sequence ATGACCAACGGGGCAGCCAGCAACATCATTTGGATCGGCACCTATACTCCCGACGGCGGCGGCCGCGCGGACGGCATCGGTGCCGCCCGCGCGCACCAGGACGGAAGCCTCGAATGGTTAGGGACGGCAGTGGAGGCCCAGTCGCCATCGTTTGTGGCGGTGCACCCCACACTGCCAGTGGTGTACGCGGCGGCCGAGCAGCGCAGGAAGGTGCAAGCGTACCGGCGACTGGGGGACTTCGGCCTGGAACCGTCCGGGGAACCACAGGCTGCCGGCGAAGCCACCTGTCACGTTGCCGTCGACCCCGGCGGCCGCTTTGTCACCGCCGCGTGTTGGGGCGACGGTCAGGTCCTCCTCTACGAGTTGGATGCCGACGGCGGCATGACCGGTCGGTTCCCCGCTGCAGCGTCGGTTGACCCCCACAGCGCCCTTTCTCCTGGAAACCCGAGGCAAAGCCGGGCCCACGCAAGCCTTATGTTGCGTGACGGCCGCGTCATGACCACGGACCTGGGCCACGACACCCTCCGCATCTGGAACTACGAGCCGGGAACCGGACTGGTGGCCGACCATGAGGTGGTCCTCCCCTATGGCAGCGGCCCGCGCCACATGGTGGAGCACCCCTCCGGCAGCGTCTTCATCGTGTCTGAATACTCTGCGGAAGTCTTCGTGGTCCGCCCCGAAGCGGGCACCTATGAGCTGGTATTCCGTGGACCGGCAACGGCGGGCGGCAGCCAGGAAGGCGACTCCGCCGCCGAAATCTGCCTTGACCCGCAGGGAAACTTTGCCTACGCCGGCGTCAGGGGCTCAAACGTCATCAGCGTCCTGCAAGTTGCAGCTGACGGCACCGAACTGATCCCCGTCAAGGACATCGACAGCGGCGGGAACTGGCCGCGGCACCACCTGGTCCGGGGAAGCTGGCTGCACGTGGCTCACGAACGGTCGGACAACATCGCCACCTTCGAGTTGGATCCTGCCACCGGCCTCCCAGGCCCGATGCTGCATAACCTGCCCACCCCATCGCCCACGGCCCTGGTGCCTGCAACCGGGCCTGCAACCACTCCTGCGACTGCTAGCTAG
- a CDS encoding alpha-amylase family glycosyl hydrolase: MPAGTQSAPGRRTCARAAAARSAAGLLAAGLALSVAILPAHAVPSPDGPGTNSAGSNGTGIKGNGSVSALHSLRGPVTDENFYFVMADRFSNGSTANDQGGLGPDPMVSGFDPTKKGFYNGGDLAGLRSKIDYIQGLGTSSIWLTPSFKNKAVQPEDKSAGYHGYWITDFTQIDPHLGSNDELKSLIDEAHARGMKVYFDIITNHTADVIGYQEGDRKGYVSKDAVPYKTASGEAFDDRDYAGTGTFPKLDANTSFPYKPVLAPGEENLKVPAWLNDPTLYHNRGDTTFTGEDSMYGDFFGLDDLFTENPTVVHGMEDIYKSWIGDFSVDGFRIDTMKHVNNEFWQEFGPNILSYAKEHGKDEFFMFGEVFDTSKSFTSQFTTRNKMQAVLDFPFQDAARNFASKSQDAKALQAFFAGDDWYTDADSNVYELPTFLGNHDMGRIGSFIAQDNPAATDAEKVARDELAHELMYFSRGNPVVYYGDEQGFTGPGGDQDARQTLFASKVPDYLDDDLLGTDATHATDNFNPDHPLYAKIKELAALTKEHPALRNGAHQHRYASDGPGIYAFSRTDAQDQREYVVALNNSAQPQTAQVPTYIAKRSYTRIYGQGADEVKTSDDAKLTVTVPPLSAVVYESSGRIPHSKAAPAVALQQPAAAQGDNGRINVTADVDGASFYEVTFEARTAGGDWQPIGTDDTAPYQVFHDVAALDAGTPLEYRATVLDNGGHTATSQSRSASVPAPVLTLQKPAEGSSVEGKVELSATADPEKASHVVSFERSVNGGEWTAVGTDSSSPVYSATDDVSALADGTKVQYRAAMTGTGFSVTSGTRTVTVGQAPQPDSVTVAGSLNQAMGCSAQWDPACPQAKMVLDPADRIWRLTVDLPSGKYEYKAALNGSWDENYGADSQLNGQNIVLDHPGGRVTFRYDNSTHLLSAVYASQQPGAVAVAGSMDSELGCASDWEPSCTQAQLVLDPADLVWKLTVPDLPAGSYEFKAALNKSWDVSYGAGGATPGANIVFKHDGGPATFRYDHFTHVITAG, encoded by the coding sequence ATGCCGGCAGGAACACAATCCGCCCCCGGCCGGCGAACCTGCGCACGTGCCGCCGCCGCCCGATCGGCAGCCGGCCTCCTGGCAGCCGGCCTCGCCCTCTCCGTTGCAATCCTCCCGGCCCATGCCGTGCCGAGTCCGGATGGCCCCGGCACCAACAGCGCTGGTTCCAACGGCACCGGCATAAAAGGCAACGGGTCCGTGTCCGCCCTCCATTCGCTCCGCGGTCCGGTGACCGACGAGAACTTCTACTTCGTCATGGCGGACAGGTTCAGCAACGGCAGCACCGCCAACGACCAGGGCGGGCTGGGCCCGGACCCCATGGTTTCCGGTTTCGACCCGACGAAGAAGGGCTTCTACAACGGCGGGGACTTGGCCGGCCTGCGCAGCAAGATCGACTACATCCAGGGACTCGGTACCAGCTCCATCTGGCTGACCCCCAGCTTCAAGAACAAAGCCGTCCAGCCTGAGGACAAGTCGGCCGGCTACCACGGCTACTGGATCACCGACTTCACCCAGATCGATCCGCACCTTGGCAGCAATGACGAACTCAAAAGCCTCATCGACGAAGCCCACGCCCGCGGCATGAAGGTGTACTTCGACATCATCACCAACCACACAGCGGACGTCATCGGCTACCAGGAGGGCGACCGCAAGGGCTACGTGTCCAAGGACGCCGTCCCCTACAAGACGGCCTCCGGCGAAGCATTCGATGACCGCGACTACGCAGGCACCGGAACCTTCCCCAAGCTCGACGCGAACACCTCGTTCCCCTACAAGCCCGTCCTGGCCCCCGGGGAGGAGAACCTCAAGGTTCCGGCCTGGCTAAACGACCCCACGCTTTACCACAACCGCGGCGATACCACCTTCACCGGGGAGGACTCCATGTACGGGGACTTCTTCGGCCTCGATGACCTCTTCACCGAAAACCCCACCGTTGTGCATGGGATGGAGGACATCTACAAGTCCTGGATCGGTGACTTCAGCGTGGACGGTTTCCGCATCGACACCATGAAGCACGTCAACAATGAGTTCTGGCAGGAATTCGGCCCCAACATCCTCAGCTACGCCAAGGAACACGGCAAAGACGAGTTCTTCATGTTCGGCGAGGTCTTCGACACCAGCAAGAGCTTCACCTCGCAGTTCACCACCCGCAACAAGATGCAGGCGGTCCTGGACTTCCCCTTCCAGGACGCGGCCCGCAACTTCGCCTCCAAGAGCCAGGACGCCAAGGCGCTGCAGGCCTTCTTCGCCGGAGACGACTGGTACACCGACGCCGACTCCAACGTCTACGAACTGCCCACCTTCCTGGGCAACCATGACATGGGCCGCATCGGCAGCTTCATCGCGCAGGACAATCCCGCCGCCACCGATGCCGAGAAGGTGGCCCGGGACGAACTGGCCCATGAGCTGATGTACTTCTCCCGCGGCAACCCGGTGGTCTACTATGGCGACGAACAGGGCTTCACCGGCCCCGGCGGTGACCAGGATGCGCGCCAGACGCTCTTCGCCAGCAAGGTGCCGGACTACCTTGACGACGACCTGCTGGGCACGGACGCCACCCACGCCACCGACAACTTCAACCCGGACCACCCGCTCTACGCCAAGATCAAGGAACTGGCGGCCCTCACCAAGGAACACCCGGCCCTGCGCAACGGCGCCCACCAGCACCGCTACGCCTCCGACGGGCCCGGCATCTACGCCTTCTCCCGCACTGACGCGCAGGACCAGCGCGAATACGTGGTGGCCCTGAACAACAGCGCACAGCCGCAGACGGCGCAGGTCCCCACCTACATCGCGAAGCGCAGCTACACGCGCATCTACGGCCAGGGCGCAGACGAGGTGAAGACCTCGGACGACGCGAAACTGACCGTGACCGTGCCGCCGCTCTCCGCCGTCGTCTACGAATCCTCCGGACGGATCCCGCACTCCAAGGCAGCCCCCGCCGTCGCCCTCCAGCAGCCCGCCGCCGCCCAAGGTGACAACGGGCGCATCAACGTAACGGCCGACGTCGACGGTGCTTCGTTCTACGAGGTCACCTTTGAAGCAAGGACGGCAGGCGGAGATTGGCAGCCGATCGGCACCGACGACACCGCACCGTACCAGGTGTTCCACGACGTGGCGGCCCTGGACGCCGGCACCCCGCTGGAGTACCGCGCCACGGTGCTGGACAACGGCGGCCACACCGCCACCAGCCAGAGCCGCTCAGCAAGCGTCCCCGCCCCCGTCCTGACCCTGCAGAAGCCCGCCGAGGGCAGCAGCGTGGAAGGCAAAGTCGAACTGAGCGCCACCGCTGATCCGGAGAAGGCCAGCCATGTGGTGTCGTTCGAGCGCAGCGTCAACGGCGGGGAATGGACCGCAGTGGGCACTGACTCGTCGTCGCCCGTCTACTCGGCGACCGATGACGTGTCCGCGCTGGCGGATGGCACGAAAGTCCAGTACCGGGCCGCCATGACCGGCACGGGCTTCAGCGTGACCAGCGGGACGAGGACGGTCACTGTAGGCCAGGCCCCTCAGCCCGACTCGGTCACGGTTGCCGGATCGCTCAACCAGGCAATGGGCTGCAGCGCCCAATGGGATCCGGCCTGCCCGCAGGCAAAGATGGTCCTTGACCCGGCAGACCGCATCTGGCGCCTGACCGTAGACCTCCCGAGCGGGAAGTACGAATACAAGGCCGCGCTTAACGGCAGCTGGGACGAAAACTACGGCGCGGATAGCCAGCTCAACGGGCAGAACATCGTGCTGGACCACCCCGGCGGGCGCGTCACCTTCCGTTACGACAACAGCACCCACCTGCTCAGCGCCGTATACGCCTCGCAGCAACCGGGCGCCGTCGCGGTAGCCGGAAGCATGGACAGCGAACTGGGCTGCGCCTCGGACTGGGAGCCGTCCTGCACCCAGGCACAGCTGGTGCTCGACCCGGCGGACCTCGTCTGGAAACTAACCGTGCCGGATCTCCCGGCAGGAAGCTACGAGTTCAAGGCGGCGCTCAACAAATCGTGGGACGTGAGCTATGGGGCGGGAGGCGCAACGCCTGGGGCCAACATCGTCTTTAAGCACGATGGCGGTCCGGCCACCTTCCGGTACGACCACTTCACGCACGTGATCACCGCAGGCTAG
- a CDS encoding GlsB/YeaQ/YmgE family stress response membrane protein yields MGFIAFLILGLIAGAIAKAILPGRQGGGWIITMVLGVVGALLGGWIGGALFGGGLQEFFSLQTWLLAIVGSLIVLAIYGMVTKRGARG; encoded by the coding sequence ATGGGATTTATTGCATTTCTGATTCTCGGACTTATCGCCGGCGCGATTGCTAAGGCAATCCTTCCGGGACGTCAGGGTGGCGGCTGGATCATCACCATGGTGCTGGGCGTCGTAGGCGCACTGCTCGGTGGTTGGATCGGTGGCGCCCTGTTCGGCGGCGGACTGCAGGAGTTCTTCTCGCTGCAGACCTGGCTGCTGGCCATTGTTGGCTCGCTGATCGTTCTTGCGATCTACGGCATGGTCACCAAGCGCGGCGCACGCGGCTAA
- a CDS encoding YtxH domain-containing protein, whose amino-acid sequence MKNKLLLGVGVAVGYVLGSRSGRAAYDKLKARAAGVWDSKPVQDKVSVATEAIKEKAPEVAGQLGEAARRAGTVLGSAVNRDGSSSGDSSAAASTSAGTSTGTSTTAAGGLGEDHIPAHSTHPETTNLGTSDGTGAKA is encoded by the coding sequence GTGAAAAACAAGCTTCTTTTGGGTGTAGGCGTTGCCGTCGGCTATGTCCTCGGCTCGCGGTCAGGCCGTGCTGCTTACGACAAGCTGAAGGCCCGTGCGGCCGGCGTCTGGGACAGCAAGCCGGTCCAGGACAAAGTTTCCGTAGCTACGGAGGCCATCAAGGAAAAAGCACCTGAAGTGGCGGGCCAGCTAGGCGAAGCCGCACGCAGGGCAGGGACAGTGCTTGGTTCTGCCGTGAACCGGGATGGCTCGTCCAGCGGCGACTCTTCCGCTGCGGCCAGTACTTCTGCCGGTACCTCCACTGGTACCTCTACAACAGCCGCGGGCGGCCTTGGCGAAGACCACATCCCCGCGCACAGCACCCACCCGGAAACCACCAATCTTGGTACCTCCGATGGGACCGGCGCAAAGGCCTGA
- a CDS encoding putative protein N(5)-glutamine methyltransferase, giving the protein MSTSPGFDQVVSLLRSVGCVFAEEEAALLFAEATTTTELSRNIQRRMEGVPLEHILGWVDFAGARVSVEPGVFVPRRRTELLVRETLSVLRDDSLPASPVVVDLCCGSGAVGAAILRQAPQAELHAADIEPAAVRCARRNLEPRGGRVHAGDLFEALPLGLRGRIRILTVNAPYVPTVAIRTMPPEARLYEPAVSLDGGPDGLDFHRRIAAESIRWLAAGGHVLIETSRRQAAGTSEILAAAGFAIRTARAEELDGTVVIGRPIPARMRR; this is encoded by the coding sequence TTGTCCACATCACCTGGCTTCGACCAGGTCGTCTCCCTGCTGCGGTCGGTGGGTTGTGTGTTTGCTGAAGAGGAAGCCGCGCTCCTGTTTGCCGAGGCGACCACCACCACGGAACTTTCCCGGAATATCCAGCGCCGGATGGAGGGGGTTCCCTTGGAGCACATCTTGGGCTGGGTGGATTTTGCAGGTGCCCGGGTTTCGGTTGAGCCCGGCGTTTTCGTGCCACGGCGCCGCACGGAGTTGCTGGTGCGCGAAACCTTGAGCGTGCTGCGGGACGATTCGCTGCCGGCATCCCCGGTTGTGGTCGACCTCTGTTGCGGTTCCGGTGCGGTGGGAGCTGCCATTCTCCGTCAAGCCCCGCAGGCGGAGTTGCATGCGGCGGATATCGAGCCGGCAGCGGTGCGGTGTGCCCGGCGTAACTTGGAACCCCGCGGTGGCCGGGTGCATGCCGGGGATTTGTTCGAGGCTCTTCCACTTGGACTGCGTGGCCGGATCCGGATCCTGACTGTTAATGCTCCATATGTGCCCACGGTAGCCATCCGCACCATGCCGCCGGAAGCGCGCCTTTATGAACCTGCGGTTTCACTCGACGGCGGTCCTGATGGCCTGGACTTCCACCGACGGATTGCTGCTGAAAGCATCCGATGGCTGGCTGCAGGCGGTCATGTCCTCATCGAAACCAGTAGGCGGCAGGCAGCCGGCACCTCCGAAATCCTGGCCGCAGCCGGGTTCGCCATACGGACGGCTCGTGCGGAGGAACTGGATGGGACCGTGGTTATCGGACGCCCGATTCCGGCGCGTATGCGGCGTTAG
- a CDS encoding aldo/keto reductase, with product MTLAPLIELNDGNRIPQLGLGTWPLDDEQVAAAVVQAVEAGYRHIDTAVKYGNERGVGNGIRASGVDRSELFITTKLDGEYQGHDRAVTGLEGSLKRLGLDYVDLLLIHWPLPGRDQYVSTWQTFERLQAEGKVRSIGVSNFKPAHLERLMAETDAVPAVNQIQLSPAITRTAEREFHARHGIVTESYSPLGGSGAGLLSAPVLSQLAEKHGKTPGQLVLRWHIQNGLVTIPKSASPERMAENLDVFDFALDPQDLAELSVLDEGPGAGNDSDKTGH from the coding sequence ATGACACTTGCACCGCTCATAGAACTCAATGACGGCAACAGGATTCCACAGCTGGGGCTTGGCACCTGGCCACTGGACGACGAACAGGTGGCAGCCGCCGTCGTACAAGCCGTGGAAGCCGGGTACCGGCACATCGATACCGCCGTGAAGTACGGCAACGAACGGGGTGTTGGCAACGGCATCCGCGCCAGCGGCGTGGACCGCAGCGAGCTGTTCATCACCACCAAGCTGGACGGCGAATACCAGGGCCACGACCGTGCTGTTACCGGCCTGGAGGGATCGCTGAAGCGTCTGGGGCTTGACTATGTGGATCTGCTGCTGATCCACTGGCCACTCCCCGGCCGGGACCAGTACGTTTCCACCTGGCAGACGTTTGAACGGCTGCAGGCAGAGGGGAAGGTCCGGTCCATCGGGGTGTCCAACTTCAAGCCCGCCCACCTTGAGCGGCTGATGGCGGAGACCGATGCGGTGCCGGCGGTGAACCAGATCCAGCTCAGCCCCGCAATCACCCGGACTGCTGAGCGGGAATTCCATGCCCGGCATGGGATAGTTACTGAGTCCTACAGTCCGCTGGGCGGTTCGGGAGCAGGTTTGCTGAGTGCTCCCGTCCTTTCCCAACTGGCTGAAAAGCATGGAAAAACACCTGGCCAACTGGTCCTCCGGTGGCACATACAAAACGGATTGGTAACGATTCCCAAGTCGGCTTCCCCGGAGCGTATGGCCGAGAACCTGGACGTGTTCGATTTCGCCCTGGATCCGCAGGATCTAGCGGAACTTTCGGTCCTGGACGAGGGCCCCGGAGCGGGCAACGACTCGGACAAAACGGGGCATTAA
- a CDS encoding HNH endonuclease signature motif containing protein, whose protein sequence is MEAIGEDLGRAYDAGCRLPRPAHLHPVPSEEPVQPSASGPGEQDVLDGLGAQLAAAALAAAGLLATASHAEAADFAARVEGLARSIEYLQLLAAGAVDRARTQAINDAAAAKTRAGRSRAAQSRAASSSAGRSTGWITGSDANSVGTVNTDTPSTGALDQTVAACVTGTLTGTGSVRETDANWPGPPSRPGRPLVVSPADDGCRNTAEFLRLRLQIPIREARRRLTLAHHVLPGTSLTGEPLPPTRPHLAAALTPTGNNTETATTVEGTTIETGPGPAVSSHAATIITATLDRLHHHTTPETLDRIEHHLTTAATTTDPDFLTRLAQRWTDTIDADGTEPIEEALRHTQGAFIRKPRHGLHHLEIFATTDQYEHLLTVMNTATNPRATTGNTSPSTGNDTADTAGTGTEGCTGTGTGTGDNTGTGTGTGTEGSTAAGSATEPTNLPDLDRRTRAQKQLDGLVTAAKAALTTNTLPTTGGNRPQIIATIHYQDLFPANATTPAGKAEPKTAEPGTDTTTRTDTTTATAADTGHPEPTGTGTFMFTGPVAAATLRKTACDADIIPALLGTNSEILDLGRKTRLFTPAQRLALTARDQGCAFPNCTIPAPWCEAHHITYWSHEGPTTINNGVLLCSHHHHLIHKEQWTITTVHHTPTFIPPPHLDPHQTPQQNHYFKPPPHPHK, encoded by the coding sequence ATGGAGGCCATTGGGGAAGATCTTGGGAGGGCGTACGACGCCGGCTGTCGGCTGCCGCGCCCGGCCCACCTTCACCCGGTCCCCAGCGAGGAACCTGTGCAGCCATCAGCTTCGGGGCCCGGTGAGCAGGACGTGTTGGACGGGCTGGGCGCACAGCTGGCAGCCGCGGCCTTGGCCGCCGCCGGCCTGCTGGCAACCGCCAGCCATGCCGAAGCTGCAGATTTCGCCGCACGGGTCGAGGGCCTTGCCCGCTCCATCGAGTACCTCCAACTCCTCGCAGCCGGGGCTGTGGACCGGGCCCGAACCCAAGCCATCAACGACGCCGCAGCCGCCAAAACCCGGGCAGGCCGGTCCCGCGCAGCCCAGTCCCGCGCAGCCTCGTCCTCCGCAGGCCGGTCCACGGGCTGGATCACCGGGTCGGACGCCAACAGTGTTGGAACCGTGAACACCGACACCCCCAGCACCGGCGCCCTGGACCAGACCGTGGCGGCGTGCGTGACCGGGACACTCACCGGAACCGGTTCGGTGCGCGAAACCGACGCCAACTGGCCCGGCCCACCCTCCAGGCCCGGCCGCCCACTGGTGGTCTCCCCGGCCGATGATGGGTGCCGGAACACCGCAGAGTTCCTCCGCCTGCGCCTGCAGATCCCCATCCGCGAAGCCCGCCGCCGCCTCACCCTCGCCCACCACGTCCTGCCCGGCACCAGCCTCACCGGCGAACCACTCCCACCAACCCGGCCACACCTCGCCGCCGCCCTCACCCCCACCGGGAACAACACCGAAACCGCAACCACCGTCGAGGGGACCACCATCGAAACCGGGCCGGGCCCGGCGGTGTCCTCACACGCAGCGACCATCATCACCGCCACCCTGGACCGGCTCCACCACCACACCACCCCGGAAACCCTGGACCGGATCGAACACCACCTCACCACAGCCGCCACCACCACCGACCCCGACTTCCTCACCCGCCTGGCCCAACGCTGGACCGACACCATCGACGCCGACGGCACCGAACCCATCGAAGAAGCCCTCCGCCACACCCAAGGCGCCTTCATCCGCAAACCCCGCCACGGCCTGCACCACCTCGAAATCTTCGCCACCACCGACCAATACGAACACCTCCTCACCGTCATGAACACCGCCACCAACCCCCGCGCCACCACCGGCAACACCAGCCCAAGCACAGGGAATGACACAGCCGACACGGCGGGCACGGGAACTGAAGGCTGCACAGGCACCGGCACAGGCACCGGAGACAACACCGGCACAGGCACGGGCACAGGCACCGAGGGGAGCACAGCAGCGGGCAGCGCAACAGAGCCCACCAACCTGCCGGACCTGGACCGGCGCACCCGCGCCCAAAAACAACTCGACGGCCTCGTCACCGCCGCCAAAGCCGCCCTCACCACCAACACCCTGCCCACCACCGGCGGCAACCGACCCCAAATCATCGCCACCATCCACTACCAAGACCTCTTCCCAGCCAACGCCACCACCCCCGCCGGAAAAGCAGAACCAAAAACAGCAGAACCCGGAACGGACACAACCACCAGAACCGACACAACCACAGCAACAGCCGCTGACACCGGCCACCCCGAACCAACCGGGACCGGCACCTTCATGTTCACCGGGCCCGTCGCCGCCGCCACCCTGCGCAAAACCGCATGCGACGCCGACATCATCCCCGCCCTCCTGGGCACCAACAGCGAAATCCTCGACCTCGGCCGCAAAACCCGCCTCTTCACCCCCGCCCAACGCCTGGCCCTCACCGCCCGCGACCAAGGCTGTGCCTTCCCAAACTGCACCATCCCCGCCCCCTGGTGCGAAGCCCACCACATCACCTACTGGTCACACGAAGGACCCACCACCATCAACAACGGCGTCCTGCTCTGCAGCCACCACCACCACCTCATCCACAAAGAACAATGGACCATCACCACCGTCCACCACACACCCACTTTTATCCCCCCACCCCACCTCGACCCCCACCAAACACCCCAACAAAACCACTACTTCAAACCACCACCCCACCCACACAAATGA